ATGGTATTGTTTGTGTAGGGAACTTTGGCCTTGATTCTGGGTGTGTACAGTAATGtagtctctgtatgatttctATGGCTACAGGCAGTGTTAGTGATGTCTGTGATTTCTTCAATGGCTTAGGATGAGGTCattagtggaggctgtggtgaagtaTTGCTGGGGACTGGGACACCAGGTGGGCCAGTCTTTGGGACCTAATGGTGACAGTGGTAGGCTGAGTGTGTCTGTCCTTAAGCCCCAGGGTGGCATATGCTGGCACTAGTGTTCGCAGGTCCAAGCATGCTGATTCTTGGGCTTCCAGGTGGCTTGTTCATATGCTGGTGGCAGTGATTGGCTGGCAGGTGGGCAGCTTCTCAGGAACCTGGACAGTAGGCATGTTGTGAGTGatggcagtggcagtggtgaGACAATTCTCTGGGTCCCAAGCAGTATGCAGTGGTGTTGGCAGTGGCTGCAATGGGCTGGGCCGTCTAGTCTCCAGGTCTGCAGGTGTTGTGTGCAAGTAggtgccagctgtggtggtagtgGAAGGGTGGGTGGGGCCAACCTCAGGCCCCCAGGAGGAGTTTTCAGGTGCTGACACTAGTGGACTGGGCTGGATGAACCTCAGGCCCACAGACTGTGTGCTCTGGCATGGATTAGGGGAAAGCCAGCCTGAGCAGGCTTGTAGTCAGCTTGCCACAACAATGGTGCATACTGGCACTGGCTgtgggaggcagaaacagagtGATCCCCAGGCCCCCAGCAGAATGCTTAGGGTGGTGGCAGCAGCAACTGCATTATGGCCCTGTTCCTGGAGAGGGTAAAGTTGCTTTCAGTGGCAGCAGTTATATGTAGGCGAGCTTGGTTTATGCTTCAGACCTAATGGCAGCAGCCCTTTCACTCACACTTTAGCCCCAGCAACATAGTAACAACAGCTATGGGCAGAGGATTCTGTCTAGGCATGTGAAAATATGCAGTGGCTCTGCTTCTGGAGGGAGTGGGGTCAGTGgcctgcacttcagcctcagtGGCAGCAGCCAGCGGTGGTAGTAGCTGCAGGTGGGGAATCTCAGTGGGCACCAGGGCCGTGGAGATGCAGGCACTGCTGGGCCCCAGGGAGAGTGCCGTTTGCATGGTGTTGGGCTCTCAAAATAGCACCTTATACAGTTGCTGCTGATGCCTTAGGGATGTGTGGGATCCAGTGTGAACTCCCTCTCTGGGGCAGTGCCATTGTGTGGTCTCCAGGAAGCTCTCTGTTTTCGTCTCAGGGCCCCCGCGGGTCAGGGGCTCTACCATGGCTAGGACTGCAGGAGTCCACGGTGAGAATGTCGACCACGAGGCATCTTTcgcttcccttttctccacaatggGGAGTCTCTACAGACTCCTAGCTGATCCTGGCTGAGCAGGCTGCCTTGCTTCCCTTTTATTCCTTGCCTTAGGTGTTTCCTGACActtctccattgaattccaatgtTCTTTTTTGGATGACCTATTTGAAATGTGACTATCTACTCACTATTTAGGTTCTTCTTTGTGGAGGAGGCAAGTACCAGCCATCTTTAAGCCCCTCTGACTTGAACTTCTGAGAACCAGAATCTTCCTAGAGGCCTTAAGTACATGATGAGATGGTATCTAAGGAAGATGAATCTGTTTATTTGCAGTAGTGGAAGAAAACAGTGGCATAAGTAATCACAAATAGCAGATTATTATAAAACGATGTAGCAGGTGCCATAATATCCTCAATCTGTTGTTTTCAAGCTATGAGTTTCAGAATGCTAGGACTCCTGGGAAAGGCCTTGGGGATACTAAGTGGGGTGGGTGGATGAGGCAAAGCTGAGGGGAAGCGGGACTCAGCACCCCTCTCCTTTTCCCACCTTAACTGGAACAACACGGCTTTTATTGTTTTAACACATGGAATTCCAGATAAGGTTTATTTTCTGACAAGAATTTAATAGATCTTAACTGAACAACATCAATTAATTACAGAAATACATAGCCAGACAAATGTGCCAGGAGGGGGTTGTTTGAGGATAAATAGTTTGCTGGGCATTCACCTCCCAGAGCTGTTGGAGATTACTTCACATTTTCACCTGTGAGATCCCAGCTCTGACAAGGGGAAGATTCTCCCGGAGAAGACAGATTTGGAAGTCTGAGGATATGCCTGTGCCTCAGGAAACAGTTGAATCTGGCTCACTTTATTGAACACGTTGTGCAGTGGCCTTTCAACTCTTAGCCCGGGGGCCTGTCTCAGGCCCGGTCAGGCTCTGTCTTCAACTTGATTCCCTCAGCAAGTTCCAAGGCCTACTTTCCTCTTCCGGTAGCTACCCCCTGAGGCAGATTTGGAGTGGGGCAATTCCTCTCTCCCAaaccctctccccttctctttgtCACCCCAGACAAACATTCAAGAGCTTTTCACCCTGGATAACTAGACCAgggtaacaaaaacaacaaacctaGGGAAGTTACACAGGTTCTAGAttcttctaaatatattttgaatacccTGGCTTTTGTCTCCTTCACAAGAGATAATAATGGATAAATTCTGCCctccacatttattgatttatttttattttattttatttatttttacgaACGAGGCAATTTATTAACCTAGCATGGTTTGTTCTAATGCTTCTTGTTGTCAGCTGCCACCTCTCCGGTGATTCTGTCCACATCTCTCTGTCCCTGAGGTGTCAGTTTGTGGCCCGCATCTTGGCCCTTTTCCACCATTTTCAGCCCCTCCAGGGCTTGGAGGACCTGGTGGGCCACGCTCTTGGAGCCTCGACTGAAGTGGCTGGGCGTGACGCCATTTCTTTGATGTCCCCCATCGATCTTGGTCATGGAGCCAACCCCAGCGCCACCCCGGAGGTACAGGTGCCGCGCTGTGGAAGCAGCTCGTGTGTACAACCAGTTCTCATCACAGGGAGCAAGCTCTTTATGCTTGGCCACCCATTTGGGGACTTTCAGCTGCCCAGACTTTTTGAGAAACGCTGCCAGAGCTCTGACGAACTCCTGCTGGTCCACATCTTTTAGAGTAACTCCAGGCATCCTGCAGCCTCTGCGCTGCCAGCCAGGAGAAAGggccacatttatttttaaatgacctcACCAATGATCTTTCATTCAGACCTGACTCTTAGATGCCCCCAAGGAATGATGTGAGCCCGCCCCTTGTCTTAGGAGTTCTCTGATCTTCTGTCCCACATGAAAAGGATCCCCTTTAAGCAGTTTCTCATAGTCATGCTTTTATCCCATTACTTCATACATGACCTTATACTATGTGTTCTgggttcttttctctttttttttgagacggagtctcgctctatcgcccaggctggagtgcagtggcacaatcttggctcactgcaggctccgcctcccgggtccacgccattctcctgcctcagcctcccgagtagctgggactacaggcgcccgccaccatgcccagctaattttttgtatttttagtagagacggggtttcaccgtgttagccaggatggtctcgatctcctgaccttgtgatccgcccacctcggcctcccaaagtgctgagattacaggcgtgagccaccgcgcctggctgggttCTTAAGGATGTGTAACAAATCACCCAAAATTTGACGGCTTAAAATAATGATTTACTATCTCTCATGGTTTCCACTGGTTAGGAATTTAAGGAGGTCTCCGCTGGGCAGTTCTGGCTCAAGGTCTCTCATACGCTTGCAATAATATGTGAGCTGAGGCTACAATCATCTGAAGGCTTTACTAGGATaggaggatccacttccaaggtGGCTCATACACATGAATGGCAAATTGGTTGCTGGCTGTTGTCCAGGGACTCAGTTCCTCTCCGTGTGGGCCTCTCCACATTGCTGCTTGAGTGTTCCCATGGCAGCTGGCCTCCCCCAGGGCAAGAAGTCCAAAAGACCAAGATGGGTGCTGGAATGACTTTTATAACTTAGCCTTGAACATCATACACTATCAATTTTACCCTCTTTTACTAGCCACAAAGGTCCAGCCCTGATTCAGTGTGAAAGGGGATTACGAAAGGAGGCAAGGGTCATTGGAAGTCATCTTGGAGGCTGGCTCACCATACTATAGAAGGGCCAGAGGAAGACCAggctcaaataaaaagaaaaggcagctAGTAGATGCCCTGGAATGCAAACTAGGTATTGAGTGAGTAAGAGAGAGTCTCTGCCCTCTTGAAGCTTGTAATCTAGTGGGAATGACAAGTTTCATATGAATAATTGCACTTGGAATAAGACCCAATATCCTGAACCTTGCCCCTAcctattcttttcttctcctcatcTCCTTTCTCACTGAGCACCAGCCACACTTCATTCCTTCAACAGGCTGAGCTCTTACCCTCCTTAGGGCCTTTGTACTTGCTATTCCCTAGAATGCCCTCCCCAGATCTCTGCATGGCCGGCGCTTTCTCACCATTCAGGTCTCTGACTTAAATGCTACCTGATATTTTCTTGGGTATTTGTTGTCTGCCTCCCCCTGCTAGAAAGTAAGCCACGTGACAACAGAGCCTTGTTAAGTCTCCTTCACTTCTACCTCCCCAGACCTGAAATGGCACTTGTTACATATTAAGTGATGAATATATAGCCTAATGAGCAAATGAAATACCCACTTTCTGACCAAATTGTATAAAATTTTCCTTCTAGAATATTGTAAACTCAAGCTCTATCCCTATTTCTTGGCCATCTTGCAATCCAAAGGTTGGTGAATTACAGACTTATTCTACAATCTAACCTTGCGGATTCCTTGCCTCTGAGCAAATGGGTACCTCTGCCACGCCCGATTTCTAGATCTAGTTACTTATTCCCAGGCCGactatattatttgtatttttccacaGGACTGAGTCCTCCATTTCTGATTGCCTTTCCTTGGTTTCCTGTCccatctttcctccctcctccaaaGGAAAGGCAATTCCAGCCTTGTTTTGCTGCACTTGGGTTTTCAGCTATCTTGGGCTAAAATATTGAAAGCATTGCTCATTAGCATCCCAGATTTCCTGCTTTTCAGGGGAAACGACATGATGAGCAGGGCCCCATGTGTATTTATTtcgaaaatatgttttttaatttgaaagcaaATGGACGCTGCAGGTCTGCAGGTCATTTCACCTGCTGTGGCATGTGATTAGTGAGGCCTTTTCTCTCTGGGTGGTGGTGCCAGCTAATGGACTCATGCTCCCTATGTATGTTTATCTTCAGTTAATTAAAATTTTGCCAAATCTTCCTCACAGCCCTTGTGCACAGCAAGGCCAAGCCTTGACTTGTGGCACTGATCCGGGCTGGCAGGGTGGATGGGGGTTGTCATCCTATTAAATATTAATCTAAGAAGGCAATCAAGCCTGTGGGCTTCCACCCCTGACATTTTCCCGCTGAGAAGTCACAAATCGATGCCAGGGCTCCATGCTTGTGGCAACTCTTCCTGCCAGGCCTGAGTCAGCAAAAGACGCAGTTTTACCTAACAGTTATTTGACCATAAATCTGAGTATAATTCTGGGAGATCTCTCTTAAATACTGGAATGAATTACACACACATCTACCTGGGAAGGGAGTGTTAACTAGCTGGTGAAACTGCACCTTATGAATGATATGGGCCACTTTGCCAGGATTTATTTTGAAGTTACGGGTCAGATGAAGACGCTATAGCAAGTATCCTGTACTTCAGatggcagttttgaaaatctgCCTATACCAGGGATTGGGGAGGAGATTAAAGGTTCAGTTGGCTCCCAAAGCCTCCATTGCCCCATTTTTGGAAATGTGGACATTGCCTCCTCACAAGTTCACCTTCCTTCAATCACTTCAGTCACCTTGCTTCTGTCCTAACTGCCAAATCATTTCGGCAGATTCTTCTGCTGACAAACATGAAAGACAGAGCACTCTATTGTGGGCTGAATTTTGTTCCCCAAAAAGATACgttaaagtcctaacccccaggacTGTGAATGGGGCTTTAAttagaaataggatctttgcagatgtaattaattaagatgggtgggccctgatccaatGATGggcgtccttataagaagagataacAGACACACGCAGGAAGACCACTGTGTGACACGGGAGGCAGAGATAGGGgtcagccatctacaagccaaagaatgccaagGAATGTCAGCAGCCATAAGAAGCTAGGAAGAAGCACATGCGGAtctcctagagccttcagagagagcaCGACCCTGCCACCatattgatttcagacttccagcctccagaattgtgaaagagtacatttctgttgttttaacgcagcaagtttgtggtactttgctaTGGCAGCTCTAGGAAACTAACACACGCTCTACTCCTAACCCTGATGCTGACGGCCATGGCCGTTTGCCTCCTCTGCAGACCTTGTTGATAGGCTCAGTCACCCTGatctccttcccttcctgggAGCAAGTGGGAAACTAGGCTAGGAAGAAAGCCTCATCACATCTCAAGTCTTGCCCATGATTTTTGAAACATCTCTGCCCACACTCTTGCCTAAGTAGGGGTCAGTGAACATAATAATATCTCTTTAATGAGGGAGAATGTCACTCTGCTTCAGGCGTCATCACTCTAAATTCAGGTCTCATGGGCTGGCATCACAGATACAGAGAGAATAAGAGGGATACATTTGTACTGACCCTGACACATGTTCTagaaatcaaatttttattttcacattcctggctaattctttgtctCTTCCAAAAGTTGAATGTTataggccgggcttggtggatcacctgaggtcaggagttcgagaccagcctggccaacatggcaaaatcccatctctactaaaaatacaaaaatggctcacacctgttatcccagcactttgggaggccgaggcaggcggatcacctgaggttgggagttcgagaccagcctgaccaacatggagaaacctgtctctactaaaaatacaaaattagccaggcttggcagcacgtgcctgtaatcccagctactcaggaggctgaagcaggagaatcacttgaactcaggaggcagaagttgtggtgggcagagatcatgccattgcgctctagcctgggcaacaagaacgaaactccatctcaaaaaaaaaaaaaaaaaattagccaggcatggtggcatgtgcctgcagtcccagctacgtgggaggctgaggcaggagaatcatttgaacccaggaggcgggggttgtagtgagacaagatcacgccactgcactccggcccgggcaacagagtgagactctgtttcaaaaagaaaaaaaaaaacgttgaATGTTACAAAAATCCAGTTAAATGGAGGGTTTGAGCCAGGGAAATCTCTAAGAATAAAGGCTGTACAATATTTTGTTGTCTTGATGTAGCTAAGGAAAGGGACAATGAACTTGAGGTCAGAAAACTTAGGCCTGAATTCCAGCTCTGTTCATCCTTACAACATCCTTGCAGGGTACATATAATTAGCCCTGTGTACACGTGGCCAGATGAGCTGAGGCTGCTCCTTGTCCCACCTCAAAACAGACTTACTTACAGGAACTGGGAAGGTGGCTTCTGCTTGGTCTTTGTTTTGCTGAGTGGGATACACAAGCTGAGGGTAGAGATGAACTGctctggacaacagaatgagttTTAAGAAGTTGTAGAggtaaaaaagagaaacaaaattattagcagggaaaaaaaaatgtgtgaggCAAGATGAAGAGGAGTGGCTGAGGAGGAATTTGGCTTAGTTTCTACTGTGTGGTATGCAATATGTATCTTCTTCCCTATGTCTCCAAAAAGATCTAATTAATATGTTATGGATTGGAACTGATTTTGGAGGTGGACATCTGATGAGGAACAGATTGTCCAAGGAGATCCAGCTATCCCAGGGCTACAGAGAAGCTGATGTCCAGAGAAGTTCAGCTAACCATAGGACTGTAGAGTGCTGCTGCTTTCCACAGATCTGACTGCCACATTACTAGAGGCCTGTTTACTGCGATTCCTTTAAACTAGTATATCATGTCGACCTTTCAGCAGAAAATTACAAAgcatactaaaagacaaaaaacacagtTCAAAAAGacagagcaagcatcagaacGGGAGTCAGATATGGCTGGAACATTGGAACTATCAGAACAGGAATTTTTAACACTAcgattaatatgctaagggctttaatgaaaaaatagataatatgcaagaacagatgggtaatgtgaacagagagatggaaactctaaaagagaataagaaggaatagctagaaattaaaaaaaaaaacaatgtaacAGAAATGAATACCTTTGATGGGCACACCAGTAGACTGGACACAGCTAAGGAAAAAATTTCTGAGCTTGAGGATATGACAATAGAAACTCCCTAAATGAaaagcaatcagaaaaaaaagattttgaaaaaccCAAAAAAGGATATCAGGAACCATGGGACAAATACAAATGGGGTAGCATAGGTAGAGTGGAAATgccaggagaagaaagagagaaagaaccagACGCAATATTTAAAGCAATAATGACTGATAATTTTTCACCCAACCACAGATCCAGAAATCTCAGAAAACAGCAAGAAGAATaaatgccaaaaacaaaacaaaactatacctgggcatatcatattcaaaattcagaaaattaaagattaaaaataaatcttaatagaagccagaagaaggaaaataaacacCTATAGAGGAGCAAAGACAAGAATTATATCACTCttgccaagtgcggtggctcaggcctgtaatcccagcactttggagaagctgaggcaggtggatcacttgaggccagaagtttgagaccagcctggccaacacagagaaaccccatctctaccaaaaaataaaaaattagtcgggcatagtggcacacacctgcagtcccagctactcaggaggctgaggcaggagaattgctgaaaccGGGgtgcgaaagttgcagtgagcccagattgcaccactgcactccagcctgggtgacagagcgagattccgtctcaaaaaaaaaaagaattatgttgAACTCTGACTTCTCaccagaaaccatgcaagcatgaagagagtgaagtgaaatatttagagtattgagagaaaaaaatccacCAACTTAGAATTCTGTCcctgtgaaattatccttcaagagtgaaggagaaataaactttctcagacaaacaaaaattgagggaatGTGTTGCTGGTTGGTCTGCCTtgcaagaaatattaaaggaagttcttcagaggAAAGGACAATTATGTaggtcagaaactcagatctaTACAAAGAAAACAAGAGTATCAGACAATGAATAGgtgaaggtaaaaataaaaacttttatttccttattcttAATTGGCCTAACAAAGAAGTTTAGTAAAAATTATAATAGCAACAGTGTATTTGATTATGCCTATATTATGCACATAtgtcaaatatatacacacacataaatgaatatatattatttattatatatgcttatgtataagtaaaatgaataacAGAAATGATATGAGGGATGGAAGAGAGGAATTAGGAATATTCCATTATTATAAGATacttgccagcaaaccaccatggcacatgtatacctatgtaacaaacctgcacatcctgcacatgtatcctagaacttaaagtaaaatttttaaaaaaagaaacattaaagtatttctatttttatacagagggaaaaaaagatacttgccctactcattttatttgaaattagaCTTGGATTAGTTATAAATAGACATTCCAAACTCTAAGGCAACCaggaaaacaagtaaaaaaagaaGTACAACTGATATgccaagagaggagagaaaatggaatcacATAAAATGCTCTGTTAAAACTACAAAAGAGCCCAGGCAATAtaatgagatctcatctctacaaaaaaaaaaaaaaaaaaaaaaaagcttggtgttgtggtacatgcctatagtcacagctactcaggaggctgaggcaggaggatggcttgagcccaggagattgaggctacagtgagctacgatcatgccactacactccagccagggaaacagagcaagactctgtctcaaaagaaaaaaaaaaaaaagccagaaaaagtggaagacaaaaataggaacaaagaacAAGGGCACCCTTCTACTAGAAATGGACaaatccagcaggcagaaaatcagtaaggacatagaTGAGCTCAACAACACCATCAACCAACTGGATATAATTGACATCTCTAGACTACTTTATCTAACAACAGCAgattacacattcttctcaagctcacatggaacattcatcaagatagaccacattctgaaccataaaacacaccttaacaaatataaaagaatagaaattatgtttgctctcagaccacaataaaattagaaattaataacaaagatAGCTGGAAAATACCAAAATGCTTGGAGAGTAAGcaacacatttcaaaataacacaTGGGTTAGAGAATAAatctcaaaagaaattaaaaaatattgtaagccaaatgaaaatacaacttatcaaaagTTGTAGGATGTAGCATAAGCACTGCTtggggaaaatttatagcattgaatgcatgtattaccaaaaaagaaatatctaaaatcaataatctaagtgtcctccgcctgggtgacagactgtgtctcaaaaaaaaattaaaaactaagtgGCCACCtttggaaactagaaaaagagcaaattaagtccaaaggaagcagaaaaaaagaaataataaaaattagaccaaaaattaaagaaattgaaaacagaaaagcaatagagaaaataaacaaagctaGAAGCtggttctttatttttgtttttgtttttgttttttgagacagtcttgctttgtcgcccaggctggagtgaggtggcatgatctcggctcacttcaacctccgcctcccgtgttcaagcggt
This portion of the Pongo abelii isolate AG06213 chromosome 1, NHGRI_mPonAbe1-v2.0_pri, whole genome shotgun sequence genome encodes:
- the LOC100452335 gene encoding small ribosomal subunit protein eS19-like, with amino-acid sequence MPGVTLKDVDQQEFVRALAAFLKKSGQLKVPKWVAKHKELAPCDENWLYTRAASTARHLYLRGGAGVGSMTKIDGGHQRNGVTPSHFSRGSKSVAHQVLQALEGLKMVEKGQDAGHKLTPQGQRDVDRITGEVAADNKKH